The genome window TTTCCCATCATTATATGCTATGATTGCTCAAAGGCATATGTATGAATATGGAACCACTAGAGAGCAATTGGCTATGATGTCTGTAGTGAACCATAAGAATGCTTCAAACAACCCTAATGCTCAATTCCCATTTGAAATTAGTGTGGATAAAGTATTGGCATCCTCTCCTGTTGCAGATCCATTAACTTTACTCGACTGTTCACCTGTTTCTGACGGTGCAGCAGCTATTGTTATTTGTGCAGCAGAAAGAGCTAAGGAATTTACTGACACTCCTATTTATGTAAAGGCATCTGCACAGTCTTCTGGAACCATTGCATTACATAGCAGAAAAGACATTACTACTTTAGATGCAACCATTGCAGCTTCCAGAAAAGCATATGATATGGCTGGAGTGACTGTAAAGGATATTGATGCTACTGAAGTTCACGATTGTTTCTCAATCAATGGTTTGCTTGCAATTGAAGACCTCGGATTTGCTAAGAAAGGTGAAGGTGGAAAAGTTCTTGAGGAAGGACAAACCAATATTGATGGTGATTGTCCAATTAACCCATCTGGTGGTTTAAAAGCAAGAGGACACCCTCTTGGTGCTACCGGTATTGCTCAAGCTGCTGAAATCGTATGGCAATTAAGAGGAGAAGCAGGTAAACGTCAAGTGGATGGTGCTGAAATCGGTATGACTCATAATGTTGGTGGTACTGGTGGTACTTGTGCTGTTCACATCTTTGGTAGAGATCTCAACTAGATTTCTACTTTATTAACTTTTTTTATTTTCTTACTTTTTTATTTACTAATCTTATTTTCTTAATTCTTTAGTTTTTAACTATTGTTTTATTATTTTTATGATTTTCATCTTTTTTTATTCATCAAAAATCAATTTATCAATATAATCCATATCAAGAGCTTCTTCTACGATATTCGCTAATTTTTCAAGTGAATTCTCTACGCTTGTTTCGAATGGATCTTCACCAATTCTTTCTTCAAGCCCTTTCCTTTTTCTCAAATAATTTAGGAATTCTCTTCTTATATTGTAGTTATTGAAGATTCCATGGAAATAGGTTCCAAATACATTTTCACTGTATGCTCCATCGAACTGGTCATTGTCATTGTTTCCAATTCCCTTTTCTATCTTAAATAATGGGTTTGCACTTATGAGATTTGTAGTTCCTTCGTGCAATTCATATCCTGTAACCTCTTCACCATTGATTTTTGAAAAGATTTCATGGAACATGCCCTTTTTATCAGAAGCAGTATCAATTTCAATCTTAGCTAAACTCTGCTTTACAATCTTGCCTTCTCTTATGAACTCGCTTTCGATATCCAAAAGACCTAATCCTTCAACTTCATCAAGCTTTGATTCCTTATGGTCCTTATCATAAATCTTGTTTCCCAATATTTGGTATCCTCCGCAGATTCCAATGATCGGTATTTTAGACTCATTTGACAATTCCCTGATTTTCTTTGCCAATCCAGATTTTTCCAGTTCCATGATGTCTTCAGTTGAGTTTCTTGTTCCAGGTAAGATCAATGCATCAACATCCTTTATCTTTTCCTGATAGTTATGGACTTCAATCATTCTCACTTCGACATCATCCTCTGTGTCAAACGGATCTATATCTGTAAAATTGGCTATTTTTGGAAGCTTGATGACTCCAATGATTATATGGTCATCATTGCTTTCGAATTCCTTGGTCCAGTCATGTTCCTTTAATGATGCGGAATCTTCTTCAGGAAGCTGCAAGTTCTCTGCATAAGGGACTATTCCAAGTACAGGAACTTTGATTATTTCTTCCAATCTTTCAATTCCGGAGCATAACAATTCCTGTTTTCCTCTGAATTTGTTTATGATAACTCCTTTGAATCTGGACCTGTCTGCATCATCAAGCAATAGGAATGTTCCAGCTATTGATGCAAATACTCCTCCCTTATCAATGTCTCCAACAAGAAGAACATTTGCATCAGCTATTTCTGCAGACCCCATATTTGCAAGGTCTCCTTCCCTTAAGTTAATTTCAGCAGGAGATCCGGCACCTTCCATAATGATTATGTCATAATCTTTCTTTAAGTTGTTTAATGAGTCTATTACAGCTTCTTTTGCCATGATCCTATAATCTTCATCATCCATTAGATTCTTGTCAATGTCCTTTTGGGTAGCTTTTGTCTTGTCATACTTTCTAAAGAAGTCCTTGTTTCCAACTGCTTCACCTTGAATGATTACCTGTGAACATGATTCGCCCTTAGGCTTTAATAAAATAGGGTTCATGTCTACTGTAGGCTCTATGTTTGCAGCTTTTGCCTGCAATACCTGTGCAATGGCAATTTCCTTGTTTTCCTTTGTAGTGTATGAGTTTAAGGACATATTCTGTGATTTGAACGGTGCAACCTTATATCCTCTTTTTGTATATATCCTACAAAGCGCTGCAACGATTAAACTCTTTCCTGCATTGGAAGCAGTTCCTTGAATCATTAAACATTTTGTCATAATCTTACCCAAATTCTTGTATATTAGTTTCATTTGTTTTTTATAAAATATAAATTTTATTTGATTTGTTTATCTTGAGGTTCTAATTTTGATTTTCATGTTCGCTTATTTTAGTTAATAAAAGTTACTAAAATACAAACCTTTTTATATAACTAAAATCATAAAGTTATTAAGCATGTAGTTTAATATATATTAATATAATGAAATATTGAGGTAATTTATAAATTTAAAGCTTTATTTAAAAAACAATGGTGTCATATTAACTAGAAATTAAGTAAAATCAAAATATTTAGGAGGTTTCATATGGAAGAAGATAAAGTAATGGCTACAGAAGTGGAAGAGTTAGAGTCTAAAGAAGAAATCGTAGACTCCCCTGTAGAAGACAATATAATTGATGAAGCTGAAGAAACTGATAAAGTTGCTGATGCTGATGCAGTTGAAGAAATTGCAGAAACCAAGGTAGAAAATAAGGATTCCCTTGAAGTCGAATTTGTTGAAGATGATGAAGGAAATCGCAGAATCAAACCTATGCTTGATTATGATTCAATTTCAAACACTGCTGATATAGAAGTGCCTCCTTTGCTTATTGATCAGGTTATTGGTCATGAAGAGTCTGTTGAGACTATTAAAAAGGCAGCGAAACAAAGAAGAAATGTTCTTCTTATAGGAGACCCTGGTGTAGGTAAGTCAATGTTAGCTAAAGGTATGGCTGAATTATTGCCTCCTGAAGTGCTTCAGGATGTTTTGATTTATCCAAATCCGGAAGACAGCAATTATCCATTGATTAGAACCGTGCCAGCAGGTCAAGGTAAAAAGATAGTTAAGGCAAACAAGGCTAATGCCAAAAGCGGTGATGAGAAAAAGATGATGATTACCATGTTCGTCACTGCAGCCATTTTCGTTCTTGGATTGATGTATCAAAGAATATTTGAAGCTATTATTGCTGCACTTCTTGTTATATTCATTTCAATGCAAATCAAGCCTAGAGTTTCCAATAGTGCACCCAAATTGTTAGTGAACAATGGAGATAAAAGATTTGCTCCATTCATGGATGCTACTGGAGCTCATGCAGGTGCATTGCTTGGTGATGTAAGGCACGACCCTTACCAATCTGGGGGTCTTGGAACTCCTGCACACGAGCGTGTTGAAAGCGGTATGATCCATAAGGCACACAAAGGGGTTTTATACATTGACGAAATTGGTACAATGAGCATGAAAACTCAACAAGAGCTTTTATCTGCAATGCAAGAGAAAAAATATGCAATCACTGGTCAAAGTGAAAACAGCAGTGGTGCAATGGTTCGTTCTCAAGCGGTTCCTTGTGATTTTGTTCTTGTAGCTTCAGGTAACATTCAAGTTCTCGAAGGTATGCACATTGCAATGCGTTCAAGAATCAGAGGATACGGTTATGAAGTATTCATGAAAGATTATATGGAAGATACTGAAGAAAACAGAAGAAAGCTTGTCCAATTCGTAGCTCAGGAAGTCAAAAATGATGGAAGAATTCCACACTTTGCTACTGATGCGCTTGATGAAATCATTTTGGAAGCTAAACGTAGAGCAGGCAGAAAAAACGCATTGACTCTTAGATTAAGGGAGTTAGGTGGTTTAGTACGTTCCTCTGGAGATGTAGCCATTGAAGAAGGTGCAGATTTAGTAACTGCGGAGCATGTTGTAACCGCAAAAAGGTTTGCAAGAACCTTAGAACAGCAAATTGTTGACAGGTCCATCGTACAAAGAAAAGAATACAGTGTATTCCATTCATCAGGTGGAAAAATCGGTATGGTTAATGGTTTGGCTGTTATGGGTGATAGGAGCGGTATTGTCATGCCAATCGCTGCTGAAATGGCTCCTGCAAACAGTAAGAATGAAGGTAAAATCATTGTAACTGGTAAGCTTGGAGAAATTGCATTGGATTCAGTTCAAAATGTAAGTGCAATCATTAAGAAATACACTCAAGTTGACATTTCCAACCACGATATTCACGTTCAATTCCTTCAAAGTTATGATGGAGTTGAAGGGGACAGTGCAAGTGTTTCAATAACTGCAGCTGTAATCTCTGCTGTTGAAGGAATTCCTATTGACCAATCTGTCGCACTCACAGGTTCCTTAAGTGTTCGTGGAGATGTAATGCCTATTGGTGGAGCTACTGCTAAGATTGAAGCAGCAGCAGAAGCAGGTATTAAGAAAGTTTTACTTCCTAAATCCAATATGGATGACGTAATGCTTGAGAAAAAGTATGAAGACATGATTGAAATCATTCCTATTGAAACCATTGAGGATGTTTTAGAAAATATCTTAATCAATGGTAGCAAAAAGGAAAGGTTAATTAAGAAAATGAGAGAAATCAGTGGTGCTGTAACCAGTAAAGTATCTGCTGACTCTATGGCTTTGTCTAATCCAAGTCATAATTAATCTCTTAATTTTTCTAATTTTTTTATTCTTTTTTTATCTCTTTTATTATTTTTTAACTTTAATTTTCTTTATTTTAATGATTTCTTCTTATAATTGCTATTTTCACTTATTTTTATTGTTCTATATGCAAAAAGTTTATATATTAAAAATGTGTTATAATAATAATTAGATGTAAAAACATCTTATAGCAAATATAATAGCAAAATTATAAGAAATTCATTTTTATCAATTGACGTTTTCAATTTGATGAATTATGGTGGTGATAAAATGGCAACTACATTAAAAAAAGCTGTAGGTATCATTGCTGTTGTCGTTGTTTTGTTTTTAGCGATAACTGCATTTTCTGGTATTTTGATTTTAGCTCAAGACGATACTGAAGGAGGAATTCCCGGAGTAGATATGGCTGCTTTATGGAGTATAAATGGAGGTTTTACTTGGATTTATCCTGGAAGTTCACATAATGCAAATGGTCATACCCTTCATAACATTTATATGACTGATAATCCTTATCAAGATGCTAAAGAGATTATGGAATATACTTATGGTGTAAGCCCTCATGTTTTAGTGATCATTAACGATCAGGCAGCTGCACACATTTTTGGAGACAATATTTTAGATACTATCCGTCAACATGACTGGGTCGAAGGAAACTCTCGTGGGGATGCTGTTGCTATAAGTATTACACATGTAAACCCATTACCGATTATTCCAGATATCTTGTTAGGTAATATTAAAATCATGTTAATTTAATAGTTTTGAATCCTTTTTCAAAACAAACTTTTCTCTTTCTTTTTTTATTTTTTCTATTTTTTAATAATTTTTTCTATTTTTTAATAATTCTTTCTATTTTTTAATAATTCTTTCTTTTTTTTAATAATTTCTCTATTTTCCCTAATTTTTAATAATTTTTTCTAATTTTACTAATATTTAAATACTTAATTAAATAAAAATAATGATGTATATATAATCTTAAAAGTTATTTTAGATATTTTAAAGATTATTTATTATTCAGTTTACAAATTAAAAACTTAAAAAATTAAAATTATTCATTGTGTGATTTCATGTTATTGATAGCTCAAAATCATTTTCAACTTATAGTCGAAGTAGGTTTGATTTTACTTGCTACCATGATATTTGTTCTAAATCTAGTTCCTTTTTCATTAAGTGTAGTTACTTTCCTATCCCTATTCTTATCTGGAGGATTTGCAATTTTATTCGGAGCGGATTTAGCATTTCTGATATTGTCATTTGGTCAGCATGAATTTACTCACCCATTCGGCCCAATTGCTCTTTTAGCTATTATAACTGCATTAGCTTCGCTGAAGGTGATGGAAGAGTCGGGGGTTAATGTAGCGCGGCTGAAAAGGATAGTTTATATGCTTCTTGCAGCAATTACTATCTTTGGAGGAGCAATGCATAGATCTTTCTTATTATTATGGTTTGTTGGTTTATTCATAGGATACACTATTATTTCAAAATCCTTTAGACAAAAATCCATTCTTACATTGAGAAGAATCGGAATGTTCTTTGGAGCAGCATTAGTTGCTTTTGGAATATTAGAGATAGTTGCAAGAATCAGTGGTATGGAAGTTTTCTCTCCTGTGCTTAGGATTTCAAGACTTGCAGCAAATTCATTATCCAGTTTAAAATTAGTAGTTGAAAATACTTGGTTAATTGGGCATGACCCTGCATCCTCTTACTGGTCAAATAGTTCCGGATTTGCTGATGGTTATATCAGTTTGCCAATGCAATTCATATTAATGTTTGGTTTACCGTTCCCTCTCTTCTTTGGTCTATTGGTAACCAGAAAGGATACAATCGATTATATGCTTCCAGGTATTTTTGGTTATGCTTATGACTTTGGATATCTCACATTCTTGATATTGCTCTTAATAGTTTTAGGAACCATTATCGTTGGATTAATGATTTTAAGGGAATACAGGCATAAAAGAGAAAGTAAAAATAGGAAATACCTTGGTAAAGAGGTTCTTTTAATTGGTTCCCTTACCGGTTTTGTTTCCCAAGCAATCATTGGTCTTTTCTTATTCAACAGGACTGTAAACGGTATGGCTTTACTGACATTCATGTTCTTGGGATCCTTAGTATTGGCTCATACTGTATCCATTAGAAGAGACAGCAATGAAGCTGTAAGCAGATAAAAAATAATTTTTCTATTTTTTTACTTTTTTTACTCTTTTTTACTTTTTTTTACTTTTTTTATTTCAAAAATCTTTTTTTTTTTCTGATTTTTATTTTGCCTTTTTTATTTTACTTTTTTTAACTTTTCACTATTTTTAATTCTTTGTTTTATTTTTGCTATTTTTTTTAAAACTTTTTTAATTTTCAGTTTAATTTTACACTTTTTGTTTTTCTAATGGATTTTTATAAAAATATTAACTATTGATGTTCTGATTTTTTTAAAATAGTAATATTTAATTATAAACATTTATAAAGATATTAGTATATTATTAATTGGATTAATTAATAAAATTTTATGATTAACTACAATAATTTTGGTGATTATTTTGATAATTGGTGGTTCAGCATCACAAAAATTGGCAGCAAACGTTGCTAAGGAATTAGGAGAAACCTTATGTCCTCTTGAAACTAAAAAATTCCCAGATGGAGAAAGGTATGTTAGGATTAAAGGGGAAGTTGAAAAGAATGTTACAGTTATTCAATCAACCGGTTTTCCTCAAGATGAAAATTTAATTGAATTGTTATTTATACTTAGAACTCTTAAAGACTTAGGTGCAGAGCATATTAAAGTGGTTGTCCCATATTTGGGTTATGGTAGACAGGAATTAAGATTTAAAGATGGGGAAGCCATTTCCGCTCAATTGGTATCCAACTTGATTGAAGAATCCGGTGCAGATGAATTCATTTCAATCAACTTGCATGAAGACAGTGTCAGAGACTTCTTCAACATTCCAACTGCAAACCTTTCTGCTATGGCACCAATTGCAGAATACATTGCTGACAAGGTGGAAAACCCTATAATCATCGCTCCAGATAAAGGTGCTTTAGGATTTGCAGAGGAAATAGCTGAAATTCTCGGCTGCAATTGTACCTATATGAGCAAAGTCAGATTAGGTCCTGACAAGGTTGAAACCAGAATCGTTGATGTTCAATGTGATTTTGACACAGAAGATCTTGATAAGGTTAAAAAGGATTCTAAAGTTAACATTGATTCTGTAGCTGGAAAAGAAGCAGTCATCATTGATGACATTATTGCTACCGGTGGAACAATTGTAAATGCAATAGGTATCCTAAAAGAGCATGGTGCAAAATCTGTAGATGTCTGTTGTGTTCACCCAGTGCTTGTAAATGATGCTGTTTTAAAGATCATGGCTGCAGGAGCTCGTGACTTGTCAAGTACAGACACATTGAAATCAGATGTTAGCTGCATCTCTGTAGCTAAATTGATTGCTGATGCTTTAAGATAAATTTAATAACTTTTTTTATTTTCTTTTATTCTCTTTTAATTTCCCTATTTTTTCAATTAACTCTCTTTTTTATTCATTTAATTTTTTTTTTTTTTAAAAAGTAT of Methanobrevibacter ruminantium contains these proteins:
- a CDS encoding thiolase domain-containing protein; its protein translation is MRDVAIIGASQTKFGELWDSSFRELISQAGLGAMEDANVSGADLEAMFVGNMSAGLFVGQEHIAALISDSMGMNPIPCTRVEAACASGGLALRQGIMAVASGYHDVVVSAGVEKMTDVVDATPAIATASDQEWEAQQGATFPSLYAMIAQRHMYEYGTTREQLAMMSVVNHKNASNNPNAQFPFEISVDKVLASSPVADPLTLLDCSPVSDGAAAIVICAAERAKEFTDTPIYVKASAQSSGTIALHSRKDITTLDATIAASRKAYDMAGVTVKDIDATEVHDCFSINGLLAIEDLGFAKKGEGGKVLEEGQTNIDGDCPINPSGGLKARGHPLGATGIAQAAEIVWQLRGEAGKRQVDGAEIGMTHNVGGTGGTCAVHIFGRDLN
- the cobQ gene encoding cobyric acid synthase CobQ — encoded protein: MKLIYKNLGKIMTKCLMIQGTASNAGKSLIVAALCRIYTKRGYKVAPFKSQNMSLNSYTTKENKEIAIAQVLQAKAANIEPTVDMNPILLKPKGESCSQVIIQGEAVGNKDFFRKYDKTKATQKDIDKNLMDDEDYRIMAKEAVIDSLNNLKKDYDIIIMEGAGSPAEINLREGDLANMGSAEIADANVLLVGDIDKGGVFASIAGTFLLLDDADRSRFKGVIINKFRGKQELLCSGIERLEEIIKVPVLGIVPYAENLQLPEEDSASLKEHDWTKEFESNDDHIIIGVIKLPKIANFTDIDPFDTEDDVEVRMIEVHNYQEKIKDVDALILPGTRNSTEDIMELEKSGLAKKIRELSNESKIPIIGICGGYQILGNKIYDKDHKESKLDEVEGLGLLDIESEFIREGKIVKQSLAKIEIDTASDKKGMFHEIFSKINGEEVTGYELHEGTTNLISANPLFKIEKGIGNNDNDQFDGAYSENVFGTYFHGIFNNYNIRREFLNYLRKRKGLEERIGEDPFETSVENSLEKLANIVEEALDMDYIDKLIFDE
- a CDS encoding ribose-phosphate diphosphokinase, whose product is MIIGGSASQKLAANVAKELGETLCPLETKKFPDGERYVRIKGEVEKNVTVIQSTGFPQDENLIELLFILRTLKDLGAEHIKVVVPYLGYGRQELRFKDGEAISAQLVSNLIEESGADEFISINLHEDSVRDFFNIPTANLSAMAPIAEYIADKVENPIIIAPDKGALGFAEEIAEILGCNCTYMSKVRLGPDKVETRIVDVQCDFDTEDLDKVKKDSKVNIDSVAGKEAVIIDDIIATGGTIVNAIGILKEHGAKSVDVCCVHPVLVNDAVLKIMAAGARDLSSTDTLKSDVSCISVAKLIADALR
- the lonB gene encoding ATP-dependent protease LonB, translated to MLDYDSISNTADIEVPPLLIDQVIGHEESVETIKKAAKQRRNVLLIGDPGVGKSMLAKGMAELLPPEVLQDVLIYPNPEDSNYPLIRTVPAGQGKKIVKANKANAKSGDEKKMMITMFVTAAIFVLGLMYQRIFEAIIAALLVIFISMQIKPRVSNSAPKLLVNNGDKRFAPFMDATGAHAGALLGDVRHDPYQSGGLGTPAHERVESGMIHKAHKGVLYIDEIGTMSMKTQQELLSAMQEKKYAITGQSENSSGAMVRSQAVPCDFVLVASGNIQVLEGMHIAMRSRIRGYGYEVFMKDYMEDTEENRRKLVQFVAQEVKNDGRIPHFATDALDEIILEAKRRAGRKNALTLRLRELGGLVRSSGDVAIEEGADLVTAEHVVTAKRFARTLEQQIVDRSIVQRKEYSVFHSSGGKIGMVNGLAVMGDRSGIVMPIAAEMAPANSKNEGKIIVTGKLGEIALDSVQNVSAIIKKYTQVDISNHDIHVQFLQSYDGVEGDSASVSITAAVISAVEGIPIDQSVALTGSLSVRGDVMPIGGATAKIEAAAEAGIKKVLLPKSNMDDVMLEKKYEDMIEIIPIETIEDVLENILINGSKKERLIKKMREISGAVTSKVSADSMALSNPSHN